Below is a genomic region from Burkholderia pyrrocinia.
CGGGCACCGGGTCGTGCACGGCGGCCCGTATTTCACCGCGCCGGTGCGGATCGACGCGCGCGTGCTCGATGCGATAGCGTCGCTTTCGCCGCTCGCGCCGTTGCACCAGCCGCATCACGTCGATGCGATTCGCGCGGTCGCCGCGGTTGCGCCGAACCTGCCGCAGGTCGCGTGTTTCGACACCGCGTTCCATTCGACGGTGCCGGCGCTCGAACGGGAGTTCGCGCTGCCGCGTGCGCTGACCGGGCAGGGGATCGTGCGCTACGGTTTCCACGGGCTGTCGTACGAGTACATCGCGACGGCGCTCGCGGGGCTCGATCCGTCGTGGGCGCAGCGCCGGACCGTCGTTGCGCACCTCGGCAACGGCGCGAGCCTGTGCGCGCTCGCGAACGGCCGCAGCGTGGCGACGACGATGGGGTTCACGGCCGTGGACGGGCTGCCGATGGGCACGCGCACCGGCGCGCTGGACCCGGGCGTGATTCTTTACCTGCAGCGTCACGAGGGCCGGTCGCTCGACGAGGTCGAGCAACTGATCTACGAGGAATCGGGCTTGCTCGGCGTGTCCGGCGTGTCGAGCGACATGCGCACGCTGCTCGCGAGCGATGCACCGTCGGCCGCGCATGCGATCGAGCTGTTCGCCTATCGCGCGGCCCGCGAACTCGCCGCGCTGGCCGGCGTGCTCGGCGGTCTCGACACGCTCGTGTTCACGGCGGGCATCGGCGAGCACGCGCCGCGCGTGCGCGAACGGATCTGCAGCCGTGCGGCGTGGCTCGGCATCGTGCTCGACGACGCGGCGAACGCCGCCGGCCTGCCGGTGATTTCGCGCGACGCGTCGCGCGTGACGGTGCGCGTGATCCCGACCGACGAGAACCTGATGATCGCGCGGCACACGCGCCGCGTGCTGGACGACGCGATCCCTTCCACGCCGTATCCGACCCGGTGAGACCTTCGATGACCGCAAGCGACACGTCTTCCCCTGCCGTCAGCGCCCCCGCGCTGCCGATTTTCTGGCCGATGGCCGCCGCCACGGCGTGGTTCGCGGCCGGTTCCGAGATCGCCGCGCGCAATCTCCGCTTCCTCGCGGAAGAGGAGAAGCTGCATTTCGAAGCGCATCCGTCGCTGGCCTCGACGAACCGGCCGTTGCTGGAACTGCGGACGATGACGTTTCGTGATTATTCGACCGCGCCCGCGCACGGGCTGCCGACGATCGTCGATGCGCCGTATGCGGGGCACAGTGCGATGATCGCCGACTACCAGC
It encodes:
- a CDS encoding acetate/propionate family kinase; translation: MRHPVLVLNAGSSSLKFSVYDTREDRSLDAGLHGQVENLHGTPHLFVADAHGATLANSPVARPGHRGAIEALHAWFAAHVGREAAFDGVGHRVVHGGPYFTAPVRIDARVLDAIASLSPLAPLHQPHHVDAIRAVAAVAPNLPQVACFDTAFHSTVPALEREFALPRALTGQGIVRYGFHGLSYEYIATALAGLDPSWAQRRTVVAHLGNGASLCALANGRSVATTMGFTAVDGLPMGTRTGALDPGVILYLQRHEGRSLDEVEQLIYEESGLLGVSGVSSDMRTLLASDAPSAAHAIELFAYRAARELAALAGVLGGLDTLVFTAGIGEHAPRVRERICSRAAWLGIVLDDAANAAGLPVISRDASRVTVRVIPTDENLMIARHTRRVLDDAIPSTPYPTR